A single region of the Salvia miltiorrhiza cultivar Shanhuang (shh) chromosome 8, IMPLAD_Smil_shh, whole genome shotgun sequence genome encodes:
- the LOC130998672 gene encoding uncharacterized protein LOC130998672, whose product MSRIRDRKGNVDSWKNDRSTASLKLFELAKSESMTCNVIWNGEDGYEIGEGEDKHTVSLDNKLCTCRVWELTGVPCSHALAAMYSSGLDPLSVMSNWYHKSMFVKSYEHSIKPVLGVKFWKVREVDGIEPPPVEKKTGRPRKMRVRAPNEPKKSHKLSRRGQKQHCSICKMF is encoded by the exons ATGTCTAGGATCAGAGATAGAAAAGGCAATGTTGATTCTTGGAAAAATGATCGGTCTACTGCTAGCTTGAAGTTATTTGAACTTGCTAAATCTGAATCAATGACATGCAATGTCATTTGGAATGGTGAAGATGGTTATGAGATTGGAGAGGGTGAGGATAAGCATACTGTGTCTCTAGATAATAAGCTGTGTACATGTAGGGTATGGGAGCTAACTGGTGTCCCTTGTAGTCATGCCTTGGCTGCCATGTACTCTTCTGGATTGGATCCATTGAGTGTTATGTCCAATTGGTATCATAAATCAATGTTTGTCAAGAGTTATGAGCATTCTATCAAGCCGGTTCTAGGTGTTAAGTTCTGGAAAGTTAGAGAGGTTGATGGCATAGAACCACCTCCCGTTGAGAAGAAAACTGGGAGGCCAAGGAAGATGAGGGTCAGGGCTCCAAATGAGCCTAAGAAGAGTCACAAATTGTCAAGAAGAGGACAAAAGCAACACTGCAGCATATGCAAAA tgttctga